AAGGAACCCGTCCACGTCGAATAGGCTCTCCAGATCCCGCCTCCAGGCAGGTGTGTCGATAGTCCGCAGGTCCGAGTGGAGTACATCGAATAAGCGGAGTATGTCGTTCCAGTCTCCCTCCTCCCTGTTGGTCTCCTTATCGAAAGCTACTTCGTTAAAGGAATTCTCCGCAAAGGTTGCTCCCCGCCCCTCAGGCTTGTAAACATTACCACCGTCATCGGTGAACTGCTCCTCTATAACAGTGTCGTCAACCACCTCGACCATTGTGTACAGTCCGAAATAAACCGGGCCGCCGCCATTATCGACATAGATCCTGTAAAAGGCAGTGTGAGGTGCAGGTACACCGGCTGCCCTGAAGATATCAGCAGTCACTTTCTCCCTGAGCAGAGAGGAATCCATGAAGTTGCTTGAAAGAGTCAACTGCCGGAAACCAAAGAATCTCTGGTCTCTTACCTCCGGGAAATCACTCTCGAACTCGTCAAAATCCAGCTTCATGGGAAGCTTCATAACACCTTCTCCCCATGTAAAGGCAAGAGACGAGTTACCCTTGAAGCGGACACCTACATGTGTCCATTCCATACCGTTGAACAGGATGGTGGCCTGCACCCAGACAGGGTTGCGGTCTCCTCCAATACTCAATCCGTGACCACCGGCGCCTCCCGGACCGGCCCCGGCCGGGAAGGGCATCCCTTGTGGAGGTAAAGGTGCATTACCTAAACCATGAGGGGGGCCATCCGGCGGACGAGGTGGAGGTGATCCATCCCCCTCAATCGAATGCGCCATCTCGCCGAACTCGCCGCATAGTTCAGTCATATCATCCATCATGATCTGCCATTCCTCCGGATCGAAGACGATGTCCAGCCTGCTTACCGAATCCTGAGAAAAGACCAGGTCATAATCCGGTCTGGCGGTTCTGCCATGGCTTATCTCCGTCCACGCCCCCGGGCGGGTGACCTCTTCCTCCCCAGCATCGCCCTCAGCGATAGCAGTCGAAAAAGAGAGAAGCAGGGTCATTACTGTCAGTGTCAGTACATCACGCATATGTCTTATGATGAATCCTTCAATGATGTTGAGACTCCTTACCGATTCGAGTACGTAAACCAGGTTAATAGATTAAGAAGTAATATCGCCTCAAGTAACAGCGAATACTAAGGTTTCTGATCCGTAATTTGAGTTGAATGAGATGTATATTCAGTTTTACTGGATTTGATTTGCTGGAGATTCCCATAACCTTTGAATTTATATAATGCTATCTTTTTGTTAAACTCATAGAGCGAGCTGAGTTCTTTAAGCACTCTATCTATTCGTTTCACTCTTCCCTTTCTCAAGCATTCTGATATCTACCTGATCCTGATCAGAATTCCTCTTACGTTTCATCCAGATAAGATCTTCAATTGATGCAACTCGCACCGTTCCATATTCCGATTCTGCATCTAAAGTATTCCGAATAATCTGTTGAGTTCGTTCACTATTAGCTGTTAGAACATCCAACTGTAAATGGTCATTTTCCACAATCTTAATAAATCTATGCAAAGTTATATCAGCATTCTCAAAAGTCCAGGGAGTTGCAGATACAAAGAAATCAATTTTTGAAAGAACATCAGTAAAGATATCTATATCGTCCTGGATCAACAGTAAATCGATGTCTTTTGTGAATCGGGGTTGATCATGAAATGCAAGTGCAACGCCACCGACTAAAGCATATTCCAAGTTATTAGCTTCAATAGCCTTTACGATCTTCCTGAATTCTTCAAATATGTTCATGCTTCACTCCGGTTGAATAGTAGATACTACATTCATCGGGAACCTCTTCGCTCAACTACTATCATGTGCAAACCAATTACGTCAATGGAGATCATAACTCTGTCAATGGTATGGAGCCAGATAGAAAAACCGAAAACAGTGATTTCTTTCGACCTTCGTTCTGTTTGGTACCCCTAATGATTTCTTGTTGGAAACCTTTTCTTGAATGGATCACAAGTGTCGCTGAGCTGCAGAAAGCCTTTGCAGCGTGATCTAACGACCTCGATTCACTCTGATTTCAAAACATATTTAGCTCGATAATCACCTGCCAAATATGATTGGTACTGGGTTTTACAGACTAAATTATCAAGGTTTAATCAATAGTCAGTATCCCCTATGGGTCTTATGGAATCAGTTAAAGGTTATCTGGCTGATCTTTCAAAACCAAGGATATGAATGAAGCAGCCGTCATTATAGATTAGACGGCTACCGTCACTGGACAGAGCACGTAAATCTCTGATTGAAGATTGTGACATGTAAGTTCCACCAGTTCTAAAAGCAGATCTGTCATGCGCAAGTCGCTTAGCATTAATCCATACGAATTCACCTGAATTCGATCTCAAGGCAATACGTGCTCCTTCATGAGAATGCCCGTCAAGGAGAATAGTTCCGTCATCGTTCAGAATTCCTATTTTGAATAAACTCGTGAAACTAGTACCTGATGTGAACGTATCGATCAACTCACCGATTGCAGCTGATCTTATCTCACAATCTATCCAGCCTGGCGACCAACCGATTAAATTACCACCAGGTGATACTGCAGTTCCTCCGCACTGATCGGCTTCCAAATGCCATCGAAGCGAACCGTCTGACAGATTCCAAACTGAAATGCCGTAATTGTTAGCTGTTGCGGCAAGCACTGTTAGTGAAGAATCGGCTTTGAAGTTACCAAGATAAACAGGCCCCAACATAGGTTCGCTGTATTCGACAAAACCTTCTCTATTAATCTGAAATAATGTGCATTCCTCATTAAAAATACCTTTAGCGAAAAACCTGCTCCCGTCTGATGAGCGAAGGCGAACACGATTATGTCCATCTAAAAAACGAACTCCATTGTAAGAACGAACATTGGTCAGTTCAAGCTGTTCATTGAAATACTTCATTGAATCAGTGTACAACGATACTATTGTCCCATCATCAGCTGGATGATATGACCACATTTGAGAGACCGTAATAATACATACACTGTTCTGCCTTCCGGTGGTTGAATAATCCTGACTTTCTTTCGTTTCATTCCGAAAACGTCTTACTTCTCCGTTAACAGTATCAAGCAGAATTGCATGATCCCTGCTATGAATATCCTCGCTGGCATCGGATAAGAATAAAAACCTTCCTCTTGGTGAAAAATCCACTCGATATATTGCCGTATCAAGGTCATATTCTATTGGCTCAAAACCTTCGATAAGAACTACAATCTTTTTATTGAAAGCCAGTATAATTCTCCAGGTTTCCCCTTCTTCCGTCTGGTCGAAGTATGCCCTTCCATCCACATATCCGTAATTTCTAAGATCTTCAAAACCGTAATCCGCCGGATCAACCAATTCTCGATGCACAGTGTAATCAGGAGATACCCATTCGTCGGTAATTGTGGCATGCAGATCTGTGATTCCAGGATCAACGTCGGAAGCATTGATCGAATCAATGGAAGAATCAAGTGAAATATCAAGATTTAAAGTAGCTTCTGCACCGCTGAAAAGAACATTGTACGGTAGCTGGAAAATCCTGTCACCCAGGAAAGGCAGGTTCCAGTACATCGGATAATGGGTTATATCAATATAGGCTTCGTATGTATCATTCGAAATCCTGTTCACTCTATAACAAGTGTGTCTTGAATATAGTGTTAGTCCATTTAGATCGTGGTTTCCACTATCTGAAAACTCAACCGTAAGTTTACGAATATTCTCAGGATCAGACACCAACCAGTCATCACCTGACCCACAAACTCGCTCAAACTCCTGGTACACTCTAACAGTGTCTCCAGCTGCAAGATACAACCAGCGACGAGTAAGCATAGGCTGCATATCCACTACTGGAATTATTAGGCAGTAATACCCTGGGGTAGCTGAGAAGGAATATTCTCCTAGTCCTTCCAGGGACATCTCAGTCTTATTTCCCAAAGTGTCCCTTAGAATAACCGAAGTATATACCCCAACACCATATGTATCATACATGGATAGATGCAAATGTCCGTTCGGTTCTGATTGGTTGGCCGAAATTTCAGACGATAAAATAAGTAGAATAAATATAAACACACCGAAAAGGAGATAATTTCTGTCATCCATGCTGTTCTCGCATACCTCTATTAGTGTATTGAAACATGATCGTATATATTATCTATATTAAATGTGTATGACAATGTCAGCGATGAGTGTTTCTGAAATCTGGTACCCCATAGTGGAGGTATTTCGAACTGTTGCCATGGCTCGGAATAAGTTCTAAACTCTGAATTTTTGTACCCTGTAGTGGACACACTTAGAACTTTGGT
The Candidatus Aegiribacteria sp. genome window above contains:
- a CDS encoding CotH kinase family protein, which gives rise to MRDVLTLTVMTLLLSFSTAIAEGDAGEEEVTRPGAWTEISHGRTARPDYDLVFSQDSVSRLDIVFDPEEWQIMMDDMTELCGEFGEMAHSIEGDGSPPPRPPDGPPHGLGNAPLPPQGMPFPAGAGPGGAGGHGLSIGGDRNPVWVQATILFNGMEWTHVGVRFKGNSSLAFTWGEGVMKLPMKLDFDEFESDFPEVRDQRFFGFRQLTLSSNFMDSSLLREKVTADIFRAAGVPAPHTAFYRIYVDNGGGPVYFGLYTMVEVVDDTVIEEQFTDDGGNVYKPEGRGATFAENSFNEVAFDKETNREEGDWNDILRLFDVLHSDLRTIDTPAWRRDLESLFDVDGFLLWLAANVIVQNWDTYGRSPHNYYLYNDPATGLLTWIPWDNNMALRSDKGLMPVLTLDLEDVNRNWPLIRYFMDDPVYREKYMENLEHVLETAFDPEDMKDSYLHFHDMISQFVIGENGELEGYSLLECTDEFNEALEELVDHASRRNLEVDAFLRL
- a CDS encoding nucleotidyl transferase AbiEii/AbiGii toxin family protein → MNIFEEFRKIVKAIEANNLEYALVGGVALAFHDQPRFTKDIDLLLIQDDIDIFTDVLSKIDFFVSATPWTFENADITLHRFIKIVENDHLQLDVLTANSERTQQIIRNTLDAESEYGTVRVASIEDLIWMKRKRNSDQDQVDIRMLEKGKSETNR